Proteins encoded in a region of the Chlorogloeopsis sp. ULAP01 genome:
- a CDS encoding GAP family protein: METVLISLLPYIIGSAIVPLQIIIGLLLLKSPNQGLFKAVAYVAGMTITRLLQGLIFGLVLSGSSALTEGSNGKNPIVSTLLLVLGILLLIAAYKKWRREDDPDDSPPKGLTMIDSLTPLRAFGIGLGLPLIAAKLWVFTLSALATIAAAQLGQLSSTIVYLLFILLAESLLLLPILARILIPERSKYLLSELSAWLTKNSRSITIVVSLVFGLFFLHSGITGLLS, encoded by the coding sequence ATGGAAACTGTGCTCATCTCGCTTCTGCCCTATATCATCGGCAGTGCTATCGTACCTTTGCAAATCATCATCGGTTTGTTGCTACTGAAAAGCCCCAATCAGGGACTATTCAAGGCTGTAGCTTATGTCGCTGGAATGACGATCACACGTCTGTTACAGGGATTGATTTTTGGTTTGGTTCTGTCCGGCTCCTCGGCACTGACTGAGGGAAGTAACGGTAAGAATCCGATAGTCTCAACATTGCTCCTAGTGCTTGGCATTCTCTTACTAATCGCCGCCTATAAAAAATGGCGTAGGGAGGACGATCCGGATGATTCACCGCCCAAAGGGTTAACCATGATTGATAGCTTAACTCCACTCAGGGCTTTTGGAATTGGGCTCGGACTACCGTTGATTGCAGCGAAGTTGTGGGTTTTTACTCTCAGCGCACTGGCTACAATCGCGGCAGCGCAGTTGGGACAGCTATCTAGCACCATCGTATACTTACTTTTCATTTTGCTAGCTGAATCCTTGTTGCTGCTCCCGATCTTGGCTCGTATCCTCATACCTGAACGCTCGAAATATTTACTCAGTGAGCTTTCAGCCTGGTTGACCAAAAATAGCCGTTCAATCACCATTGTTGTTTCGCTTGTTTTTGGTCTGTTTTTCTTACACTCCGGTATCACTGGGTTACTTTCATAG